Within Micromonospora narathiwatensis, the genomic segment GTGGCGACGCTCACCGTCCGCGACCCGGAGCGGTGGTGGCCCGTCGGGTACGGCGAGCAGCCGCGCTACGACCTCGACGTGACCCTCCGCGCCGAGGACGGCCCGGAGCTGGACGCCTGGTCGCGGCGGATCGGTTTCCGTTCGGTACGCCTCGACACCGCCCCCGACGCGCACGGCACCCCGTTCGCGCTGCACGTCAACGACGTGCCGGTGTTCGTCAAGGGCGTCAACTGGATCCCCGACGACGTCTTCCCCAACCGGGTCACCCGGGATCGGCTGGCCGAACGCCTCACCCAGGCGGTCGGGGCGAACGTCAACCTGATCCGGATCTGGGGTGGCGGCCGGTACGAGTCGGACGACTTCTACGACCTGGCCGACTCCCTCGGCCTGCTGGTGCAGCAGGACTTCCTCTTCGCCTGCGCCGCCTACCCCGAGGAGGAGCCGTTCCGGACCGAGGTCGAGGCCGAGGCGCGCGAGCAGGTGACCCGGCTGGCCGGCCACCCTTCGCTGGTCCTCTGGACCGGCAACAACGAGAACATCTGGGGCTGGCACGACTGGGACTGGCAGCAACCCCTCGCCGGCCGGACCTGGGGGCGCGGCTACTACCTGGAGCTGCTGCCCCGGATCGTCGGCGAGCTGGACCCGACCCGACCGTACTGGCCGGGCAGCCCGTGGTCGGGCCGGGAGGACGTGCACCCCAACGATCCGGCGCACGGCACCACGCACATCTGGGACGTCTGGAACACCGACGACTACCCGAAGTACCGGGCGTACCTGCCGCGTTTCGTCGCCGAGTTCGGCTACCAGGCGCCCCCGGCGTACGCGACCCTTCGGCGGTCCATCTCGGACGAGCCCCTCGCCCCCGACTCGCCCGGGATGGCCCACCACCAGAAGGCGATCGACGGGGATCTGAAGCTCCGGCGCGGGCTGGACGCGCACCTGCCGGTGCCCGCCGACTTCGACGACTGGCACTACCTCACCCAGCTCAACCAGGCCCGGGCGATCCAGCTCGGCGTCGAGCACTTCCGGTCCCACCGGCCGGTCTGCATGGGCGCCATCGTCTGGCAGCTCAACGACTGCTGGCCGGTCACCTCCTGGTCGGCGGTGGACGGCGACGGCCGGCGCAAGCCACTCTGGCACGCGCTGCGCCGTGCGTACGCCGACCGGCTGCTCACCGTGCAGCCCCGCGAGGGCGGGCTGGCCCTGGTGGCGGTCAACGAGACCGCCGAGCCGTGGCGTACGCCCGCCACGGTCACCCGGTTCACCCTGGCCGGGGAGCCGAGGGCGAAGACCTCGGTGGATCTCGACGTCCCCGCGTACTCGTCGGTGGTGCTGGCGCTGCCCGCGCAGCTCGCGCGGCCGGACGAGGCCCAGCGGGAACTGCTGGTCGCGGACGCCGGCGAGACCGCGGAGCGGGCGCTGTGGTTCTTCGCCGAGGACCGGGACGTCGAGTGGCCGACGGCGGAGCTGGACGCGGTGGTCGAGCCGGCCGGCGACGCCCAGCGACTCCGGGTGACCGCCCGGACGATCCTGCGCGACCTGACCCTCCAACCGGACCGGCTCGACCCGGCCGCCCAGGTCGACGAGGCCCTGGTCACCCTGCTGCCGGGGGAGTCGGCCACCTTCACCGTCACCGCGGCGACGCCGCTCGACCCGGTCGCCCTCACCACCCGCCCGGTGCTCCGCTGCGTCAACGACTCATGAGAGGCGCGGTCGGCTGTTCGTCGTCCAGGGTCGCCGGGAGGCCGAAGGCGGCGAACAGGCCGGGCGTCTCGAACACGTCCATCGCGGCGAGGAGGCCCGCCTCGGGGCGCAGCACGATCAGCGCGAAGGAGCGGAACACGGTGTCGCCGGCGCCGCGGACGTAGGCGGCGACCGCCGGCTGGCGGTTCGCGGCCGTCGGTAGCATCCGCCACCGGCCGGGGGTGTTCATGTCCCGGCGCAACGCTCGGGCGACCGCGGCCCTGCCGTTCCACTCGCCGACGCCCGGCTCGATGGTCAGCCGGATGTCCTCGTGAAGCAGGTCGACCAGGGCCTGCGGGTCCGCCCGCTCGTGCGCGGCGATGTACCGCGCCAACAACTCGCGCTGCGCCGGGTCCGGAAGCGCTGCGGGCGACCACTCCAGGCGGCCACCCGGCCACCGTTCGCGCAGCGTGGCCCGGGCCCGTTGCAGAGCGCTGTTGGCGGCCGGCACGCTCGTGCCGAGCAGCGCGGCCGTCTCGCCCGCAGTCCAGGACAGCACGTCGCGCAGGATGAGCACGGCCCGCTGGCGGGGCGGCAGGAGCTGGATCGCGGCGAGGAACGCCAGGGAGATCGTCTCGCGGCCGATGGCCACGGCGTCGGGGCCGGGACGCTCGTCGAGCAGATGATCCGGGTACGGCTGCAGCGGCGGGGTCGTCCGGCGCAGGGTGTCGAGGCAGGCGTTCGTGGCGATGCGGTACAGCCAGGTTCGGGCGCTGGCACGTTCCTCGAACGCCTCCCTGGACCGCCATGCCCGCAGGAACACCTCCTGCACGTGGTCCTCGGCCGCGTCCAGCGACCCGAGCAGCCGGTAACAATGGACCCGCAGCTCGCGGTGGTGCCGACGGGTCAGTTCCGCGAACCTCGTGGCGTCCACAGCAACGTTCATACCGGTACCGACGGAAAAAGACGGCCCGGTCACCGGTGATTCTTCCGCCGGGGCGCGTCTACCCGGGTATGGCGATTGTTGAGGTGGACATCTCGATGTCGGTGGACGGGTTCGTCACCGGGCCCGACCTGGACACCTGGCCCGGCTTCGGCAGGGGCGGCGAGCGGCTGCACGCGTGGCTCGGGCACGACGCGGGGCGGCGGCTGAGCGAGGCGACGTTCGCCGCGTCCGGCGCTGTGGTGACGAGCCGGAGGGTGTACGAGGACACCAACGGCTGGGCCGACCAGGACGGCTTCTACCGGATGCCGGTCTTCGTCGTGACGCACCGGCCGCACGAGGCGGTACGCCGGGGCGACACCGCGTTCACGTTCGTGACCGGCGGGGTCGCCGCCGCGATCGAGGCGGCCGTGGCCGCCGCCGCCGACAGGCGGGTGCACGTGATGGGCGGCGCGTCGATCATCCGGCAGGCGCTGCGGAGCGGCCTGGTCGACCAGCTCCGCCTGCACATCGTTCCGCTGCTGCTGGGGGCCGGCACCGCCCTGTTCGACGGTGCCGGCCCGGAGCTGGAGCACCAGGACACGGTGGACACACCGGAGGCCACGCATGTGACGTACCGGGTCGGGCGGATCGGACCCGGACCGGCCCGGGCCGAGCCAGGCGATCCGGCCTAGCTCGGCAGAGCGCCCAGCCCGGCGAGCAGTTCCCACCGCTCGTCCGCGCTGAGCACCGCGTACGCCGGTGCGTCGCGGCGGTCGGTCTCGGCCTCGATCGCCGCGCGTTCCGGCCCGTCGGGGAGGGCCTTGATCTGCTCGGCGGTCAGCCCGGCGGCCCGCCACGCCGCCCGGTGCGCGTCGGCCCGGTGGTGACGCAGCGAACCGAGCCGGGTGGTGAGCAGCACCGCCGGCGAGGCGTCGTCCGGCTCGTACGGCGGGGTCATGGCGCGGAACGCGGGCCCACCGGTGGCCAGCCCGTGTGCCAGCACCCGGCCGACCAACTCGGCCAGCCGGGGCACCGACGCCAGGCCGGGCAGCATCGGGGGTCCGGCGGACCAGAGTTCCTCGGCGGCCTCGCCGGTCGCCCGCTGCGCGTACCGCGCCAGTTCCCGGCCCAGCTCGGTCAGGTGCCAGGTGCCCTCGGCGTCCACCTTCAGCACGCCGCGCGTCAGCTCGGGGCTCATGTCACCGTCGGTGTAGGCCAGCCCGTCGGCGAGCGCGTCGGCCGGCATCGGCCGGGCCAGCAGGCCGGAGTAGAAGCTGTTCTCCGCGCCGAGTTCCGCGCCCCGCTCCGCGTAGAACGCCTCCATCCGGGCCCGGGCCGTCCACCGGGCAGCCACGTACACCCGGTCGATGACCGGTCGGATCTGTCGCGCATAGCTCATGGTCGTCTCCACGACGCGCGACCCTACCTAGGTAGGGCCGCGCCGTGGGGGCGGCGACTACTCCGGCACGCGGCGGTAGGCGCCATCGCTGGCCGAGGTGGCCATCGAGGCGTACGCGCGCAGCGCCGCGGAGACCGGCCGCTGCCGGTCGGCCGGGGTGTACGGGCGGTCCCGCTTCTCCTCGGCGACCCGGCGGGCCTGGAGCACGTCGTCCGGCACGTCGAGGTGGATCGAGCGGGCCGGGATGTCGATGACGATCTCGTCGCCCTCCTGTACCAGCGCGATCAGCCCGCCGGAGGCCGCCTCCGGGGAGACGTGGCCGATGGAGAGCCCGGAGGTGCCGCCGGAGAACCGCCCGTCGGTGAGCAGCGCGCAGGAGCGGCCCAGCCCGCGGCCCTTGAGGAACGAGGTGGGGTAGAGCATCTCCTGCATGCCGGGGCCGCCCTTCGGGCCCTCGTACCGGATCACCACCACGTCCCCGGCGGCGACCTCCTTGGCCAGGATCGCCGACACCGCGTCGTCCTGCGATTCGTAGACCTTGGCCGGGCCGCGGAAGGTCAGGCACTCCTCGGGCACGCCGGCGGTCTTCACCACGCAGCCGTCCGGGGCCAGGTTGCCGTGCAGGATGGCCAGCCCGCCGTCGGCGGAGTACGCGTGCTCCCGGTCCCGCACGCAGCCGCCGGCCGCGTCGGTGTCCAGCGACGACCAGCGGTTGGTGGTGGAGAACGGCTCGGTGGTGCGCACCCCGCCCGGGGCGGCGTGGAACAGCTCGACCGCCGCCGGCGTGGCCGAGCCGCCCCGCACGTCCCAGTCGGCCAGCCACTGCGCCAGACTCGGGGAGTGGACGGCGTGCACGTCCCGGTGGAGCAGGCCGGCCCGGTCCATCTCGCCGAGGATGGCCGGGATGCCGCCGGCCCGGTGCACGTCCTCCATGTGGTACTGCGGCGAGTTCGGCGCGACCTTCGCCAGGCAGGGCACCCGGCGGGAGATCGCGTCGATGTCGGACACGCCGAAGTCCAGCTCCGCCTCGCGGGCGGCGGCGAGCAGGTGCAGCACGGTGTTGGTCGAGCCGCCCATGGCCACGTCGAGCGCCACGGCGTTCTCGAATGCGGCCCGGTTGGCGATCGAGCGGGGCAGCACCGAGGCGTCGTCGGAGTCGTACCAGCGCTTGGCGATCGCCACGGCGGTGCGGCCGGCCTCGACGAAGAGCGAACGGCGGGCGGCGTGGGTGGCCAGGGTCGACCCGTTGCCGGGCAGCGCCAGGCCGATCGCCTCGGTGAGGCAGTTCATCGAGTTGGCGGTGAACATGCCGGAGCAGGAGCCGCAGGTCGGGCAGGCCGAGCGCTCGATCTGGCCGAGCTGGTCGTCGGTGACCGCCTCGTTGGACGAGGCGATCATCGCGTCGATCAGGTCGATCTTGGAGTGCACGATGCCCTCGATCGCCACCGTCTTGCCGGCCTCCATCGGGCCGCCGGAGACGAAGACGGTCGGGATGTTGAGCCGCAGCGCGGCCAGCAGCATGCCCGGAGTGATCTTGTCGCAGTTGGAGATGCAGACCAGGGCGTCCGCGCAGTGCGCGTTGACCATGTATTCCACCGCGTCGGCGATCAGCTCCCGGCTGGGAAGCGAGTAGAGCATGCCGCCGTGGCCCATGGCGATGCCGTCGTCCACGGCGATGGTGTTGAACTCCCGGCCCACGCCGCCGGCCTCGGCCACCGCGTCGGCCACCAGTCCGCCGAGGTCCTTGAGGTGTACGTGGCCGGGTACGAACTGGGTGAAACTGTTGGCGATGGCGACGATCGGCTTGCCGAAGTCGTCGTCGGTCATCCCGGTGGCCCGCCACAGGGCCCGGGCGCCGGCCATCGTCCGACCGTGGGTGGAGGTCCTCGACCGCAGCTCAGGCATGGCTACCAGTGTGGCACCGCCGTCGCGGCGGCCCCCGGGCGCGCGGGTCGTGTCCCAACAGTTGCACACCCGGTACCTCTCGGGGTGCGCGCATCCGGCACAGTTGAGGTCGTGCATCCGACCCCGGGCGTGGTCATCGTCGTGGCGCTGAGCGGGCTTGCCGCCGTCAGCGCCACCGCGCTGCTGGCCGCCTCGGCCCGCCGCCGGGTCGGGTCCCACCGGCAGACCCACGTGCTGCTCGCCGTGGCCGCCGGGATCGCCCTGCTCAGCCTCCTCGTCGGGGTCACCGCCCTGCTGGCCGTCGGCGACGACTGGGGCCACCGGCAGGGGCAACGCACCGGCTGGGCGACGTTCGTCTCGGCGGGCGGCACGGTCACCGGCCTGGCGCTCGGCGCCGCCCTGCTCCGTCTGCCCGGCGCCGCGGCCACCCGGGCCGCCACCGCCCGGTTGCTGCTCGACGGCGTGATCATGGCCAGCGCGCTCTGGTTCGTCGGCTGGGTGCTCCTCAGCGAGCCGACCCGGCTGCTCGGCGCGCTCACCCCGGTCGCCTGCGTACCCATCGTGCTGGCCACGCTGAGCGCGGCGCTCACCGCCGGGCTGACCCTGATCATGGTGCTCCGGGCCGACGCGCCGCGTGGGCGGCTGGTCCTGCTCGGCCTCGGGGCGACCGGCGTCACCGGCGGCGGGCTGGGCCTGTCCGCCGGGCTCTGCCAGGCCGGCCCGACGATGGCCCTCGCCGGCGCCGCGACGCTGGCCGCGGGCCTGCTGGCCACCGCCGCGGCGGTGCACCGGGTCGACCTGCCCGGGCAGGTCGACGTCGACCTGATCCGCCGCGACGGCGAGTACGCCTTCGTGCCGATGTTCGCCATGGCCGCCTCGGCGATGTACCACCTGAGCCAGGGCGGCGGATTCGACGCCTACAGCATCGTCGCCGGCAGCGTCGAGGGCTTCGCCCTGGTGGCCCGGCAGTACCTGGCCCTCAACGACGTCCGGGGCTACGCCGGCCGGCTGGCCGCCCGGGAGGCCCACTTCCGTGAGCTGGCGCACACCGACCCGCTCACCGGCCTGGCCAACCGGCGCGGGCTGCTGCGCGCGCTGCACCGCTGCGCCGAGGCCGGCGTGCCCTGCGTCCTGCTCGGGCTGGACCTGGACGGCTTCAAGAACGTCAACGACATGCGGGGGCACGACGTCGGCGACGCGGTGCTGGCCGAGGTCGGCCGGCGGCTGCGCGGCAACCTGCGCCCGGGTGACCTGGCCGCCCGGCTGGGCGGTGACGAGTTCGCGGTGCTGATGCACGGCGCGAGCGACGCCGAGCCGGTCGCGGAACGGCTGCTCGGGGTGCTCGGCCGCCCCTACGAGGAGGCGGACGGGCCGATCTTCCTCTCGGTCAGCATCGGGGTGGCCGGCAACCGCGGGGAGACCGACGTCGCGCTGCTGCTGCGCAACGCCGACCTGGCCCTGCGCTACGCCAAGCAGCGGGGCAAGAACCGGATCGAGCGCTACGACGCCACGTACGACCAGCTGCTGCGCCGGCGCACGATGCTGGAGCACGAGATGCGCGGCGCGATCGAACGCGACGAGCTGCGGCTGGCCTTCCAGCCGGTGGCCTCGCTGCCGTCGGTGCGTCCGGTCGGCGCCGAGGCGTTGCTCCGCTGGCACCACCCCGAGCTGGGCAACGTCCGCCCGGACGAGTTCATCCCGCTCGCCGAGGAGTGCGGGATGATCTCGAAGCTCGGCGCCTGGGTGCTGCACCAGGCCTGCTACCAGCTCTCCCGCTGGCTGGCCGACGGGCACGACGTCTGGGTGTCGGTGAACGTCTCGCCGCGCGAGCTGCACGCCCCGGAGTACGTGGTGCAGGTCGCCGACGCGCTGCGCGCGCACCACGTACCGCCGCAGCGGCTGGTGCTGGAGGTCACCGAGCACGCGGTCGCCACCGACCTGGACGAGCTGATCCGGCGGCTGGCCGCGCTGCGGCTCACCGGGGTACGGATCGCGCTGGACGACTTCGGCGCGGGCTACTCGTCGCTGGGGCAGCTACGCCGGCTGCCGATCGACATCCTGAAGATCGACCACAGTCTGGTCGCCGAGCACGAGCCGGTCCGGCCGATCGGCCGGGACGGTCCGGCGTTCGCCCCGATGGTCGACATCGTGATGCGCCTCGGGCACCACTTCGGGCTGGAGGTGATCGCCGAGGGCGTCACCAGTCCGACCGAGCTGGCCGCGGTGGTGGCCGCCGGCTGCCGCTTCGGTCAGGGCGCGCTGTTCGGCTGGGGGGTGCCGGCCGAGCACCTGGAGGCGATGCTGGAGGCGGCGACCTCGCCGGGCGCGCGTCCCCACCCGGTGCCGCCGGCGCCACCGGTCGCGCCGGTCCGCCCCGGCTCGTCGCCGCTGCTGCCCCGGCTCCGGTCGAACGCACCCGCGTCGGTGCCGGCGCCCCGTCCCTCGGAAGAGGGATCTTCGCAGGTGGGATCGGCTGCGGAGGGCGTGTCGCAGCGGGACGTGCCGACGTCCGTTAACCAGAATGTGGGATCAGTTGACTCATCGCGTGAGATGCGTCAGGCTTAGCCACATGTCGTCGAACCGGTCGCTGCGAGTACTTACCTGAGCGCACTCTCCTCTGCTTGAGAGTGCGCTGGCCCCGTGCATTTGCACGTGGGCCGTTTTTGTTGCCATCGGACCATCGCCGGGACGCCCGCGTTCCATCCTGAGAAGCGCATCACCCACTCCAGCTGAAGGCCTGAACCGCCATGACGAGACCCACGCCAGAGACCCTCGCCCACTCCGTCCGGCGAAGCCGCCCGGCCACCGAGCCGGCCGGCGCCGCCGACCACGCCTCCACCCCCCGTAACGGATCCGTCCCGGCCGAGCCGGCCGCAGGGGGACGGGGCGCCCCGGCTGGCGCGGACGGGACCACCGCGACCGAACGGCGGCCGGCGTCGGCGCAGGTCTCCGGCGCCGGATCGCTGGTGCGGTCGCTCGAGGCCCTCGGCGTCGACGTCGTCTTCGGCATCCCGGGCGGCGCGATCCTGCCGGCCTACGACCCGCTCTACGACTCCACCGTGCGGCACATCCTGGTCCGCCACGAGCAGGGCGCCGGGCACGCCGCCACCGGGTACGCCCAGGCCACCGGCAGGGTCGGGGTCTGCATGGCCACCTCCGGCCCGGGCGCGACCAACCTGGTCACCCCGATCGCGGACGCGTACATGGACTCGGTGCCGATCGTGGCGATCACCGGTCAGGTCGCGCGGCCGGCGATCGGCACGGACGCCTTCCAGGAGGCGGACATCCAGGGCATCACCCTGCCGATCACGAAGCACAACTTCCTGGTGCAGACGGCCGAGGAGATCCCGCAGGTGCTGGCCGAGGCGTTCCATCTCGCCTCGACCGGCCGGCCCGGCCCGGTCCTGGTGGACATCCCCAAGGACGTCCTGCAGACGCAGACCACCTTCTCCTGGCCGCCCACCCTCGACCTGCCCGGCTACCGGCCGACCCTGCACCCGCACGGCAAGCAGATCCGCGAGGCGGCCCGGCTGATGACCAGCGCCCGCCGTCCGGTGCTCTACGTCGGCGGCGGCGTGCTCAAGGCCGGCGCCACCGAGGGGCTGCGCCGGCTGGCCGAGCTGACCGGCATCCCGGTGGTCACCACGCTGATGGCGCTCGGCGCGTTCCCCGACTCGCACCGGCAGCACCTGGGCATGCCCGGCATGCACGGCACCGTCGCCGCGGTCTACGGCCTGCAGAAGGCCGACCTGATCGTGGCCCTGGGCGCCCGCTTCGACGACCGGGTCACCGGCAAGCTGGACTCGTTCGCGCCGGACGCCACCGTCGTGCACGCGGACATCGACCCCGCCGAGATCGGGAAGAACCGGCACGCGGACGTGCCGATCGTCGGCGACGCCCGGCACGTGATCGACGAGCTGATCGCCGCGGTCGGCACCGAGCGGTCCGCCCGGCCGGCCGCCGACCTCGGCGACTGGTGGGCCCAGCTCGACGACCTGCGCCGGCGCTACCCGCTCGGTTACGAGGAGCCGGCCGACGGCACCCTCTCCCCGCAGTACGTGATCAAGCGGCTGGGCGAGATCGCCGGCCCCGACTCGGTCTACGTGGCCGGTGTCGGCCAGCACCAGATGTGGGCCAGCCAGTTCATCTCGTACGAGAAGCCGTACACCTGGCTCAACTCCGGCGGCCTCGGCACCATGGGGTACGCCGT encodes:
- a CDS encoding glycoside hydrolase family 2 protein, whose protein sequence is MLRAVPGPQVPPEVADTAVPATVPGCVHTDLLAAGIIPDPYLDDNETRLGWIGRTDWVYETTFDRRPGDADRVDLVCAGLDTVATVILNGTEAGRTENQHRGYRFDVGALLRPGENTLTVRFDSPYRYAEAHRDRLGDRPNSYPEPFNFIRKTACNFGWDWGPNLVTAGIWQEIGLHAWSTGRLAGVRPLVTVSGDTGRVELHVEVERAADVPLVVRAEVAGVAAEVTVPAGRRTAVATLTVRDPERWWPVGYGEQPRYDLDVTLRAEDGPELDAWSRRIGFRSVRLDTAPDAHGTPFALHVNDVPVFVKGVNWIPDDVFPNRVTRDRLAERLTQAVGANVNLIRIWGGGRYESDDFYDLADSLGLLVQQDFLFACAAYPEEEPFRTEVEAEAREQVTRLAGHPSLVLWTGNNENIWGWHDWDWQQPLAGRTWGRGYYLELLPRIVGELDPTRPYWPGSPWSGREDVHPNDPAHGTTHIWDVWNTDDYPKYRAYLPRFVAEFGYQAPPAYATLRRSISDEPLAPDSPGMAHHQKAIDGDLKLRRGLDAHLPVPADFDDWHYLTQLNQARAIQLGVEHFRSHRPVCMGAIVWQLNDCWPVTSWSAVDGDGRRKPLWHALRRAYADRLLTVQPREGGLALVAVNETAEPWRTPATVTRFTLAGEPRAKTSVDLDVPAYSSVVLALPAQLARPDEAQRELLVADAGETAERALWFFAEDRDVEWPTAELDAVVEPAGDAQRLRVTARTILRDLTLQPDRLDPAAQVDEALVTLLPGESATFTVTAATPLDPVALTTRPVLRCVNDS
- a CDS encoding RNA polymerase subunit sigma-70 codes for the protein MNVAVDATRFAELTRRHHRELRVHCYRLLGSLDAAEDHVQEVFLRAWRSREAFEERASARTWLYRIATNACLDTLRRTTPPLQPYPDHLLDERPGPDAVAIGRETISLAFLAAIQLLPPRQRAVLILRDVLSWTAGETAALLGTSVPAANSALQRARATLRERWPGGRLEWSPAALPDPAQRELLARYIAAHERADPQALVDLLHEDIRLTIEPGVGEWNGRAAVARALRRDMNTPGRWRMLPTAANRQPAVAAYVRGAGDTVFRSFALIVLRPEAGLLAAMDVFETPGLFAAFGLPATLDDEQPTAPLMSR
- a CDS encoding dihydrofolate reductase family protein — encoded protein: MAIVEVDISMSVDGFVTGPDLDTWPGFGRGGERLHAWLGHDAGRRLSEATFAASGAVVTSRRVYEDTNGWADQDGFYRMPVFVVTHRPHEAVRRGDTAFTFVTGGVAAAIEAAVAAAADRRVHVMGGASIIRQALRSGLVDQLRLHIVPLLLGAGTALFDGAGPELEHQDTVDTPEATHVTYRVGRIGPGPARAEPGDPA
- the ilvD gene encoding dihydroxy-acid dehydratase, which produces MPELRSRTSTHGRTMAGARALWRATGMTDDDFGKPIVAIANSFTQFVPGHVHLKDLGGLVADAVAEAGGVGREFNTIAVDDGIAMGHGGMLYSLPSRELIADAVEYMVNAHCADALVCISNCDKITPGMLLAALRLNIPTVFVSGGPMEAGKTVAIEGIVHSKIDLIDAMIASSNEAVTDDQLGQIERSACPTCGSCSGMFTANSMNCLTEAIGLALPGNGSTLATHAARRSLFVEAGRTAVAIAKRWYDSDDASVLPRSIANRAAFENAVALDVAMGGSTNTVLHLLAAAREAELDFGVSDIDAISRRVPCLAKVAPNSPQYHMEDVHRAGGIPAILGEMDRAGLLHRDVHAVHSPSLAQWLADWDVRGGSATPAAVELFHAAPGGVRTTEPFSTTNRWSSLDTDAAGGCVRDREHAYSADGGLAILHGNLAPDGCVVKTAGVPEECLTFRGPAKVYESQDDAVSAILAKEVAAGDVVVIRYEGPKGGPGMQEMLYPTSFLKGRGLGRSCALLTDGRFSGGTSGLSIGHVSPEAASGGLIALVQEGDEIVIDIPARSIHLDVPDDVLQARRVAEEKRDRPYTPADRQRPVSAALRAYASMATSASDGAYRRVPE
- a CDS encoding putative bifunctional diguanylate cyclase/phosphodiesterase produces the protein MHPTPGVVIVVALSGLAAVSATALLAASARRRVGSHRQTHVLLAVAAGIALLSLLVGVTALLAVGDDWGHRQGQRTGWATFVSAGGTVTGLALGAALLRLPGAAATRAATARLLLDGVIMASALWFVGWVLLSEPTRLLGALTPVACVPIVLATLSAALTAGLTLIMVLRADAPRGRLVLLGLGATGVTGGGLGLSAGLCQAGPTMALAGAATLAAGLLATAAAVHRVDLPGQVDVDLIRRDGEYAFVPMFAMAASAMYHLSQGGGFDAYSIVAGSVEGFALVARQYLALNDVRGYAGRLAAREAHFRELAHTDPLTGLANRRGLLRALHRCAEAGVPCVLLGLDLDGFKNVNDMRGHDVGDAVLAEVGRRLRGNLRPGDLAARLGGDEFAVLMHGASDAEPVAERLLGVLGRPYEEADGPIFLSVSIGVAGNRGETDVALLLRNADLALRYAKQRGKNRIERYDATYDQLLRRRTMLEHEMRGAIERDELRLAFQPVASLPSVRPVGAEALLRWHHPELGNVRPDEFIPLAEECGMISKLGAWVLHQACYQLSRWLADGHDVWVSVNVSPRELHAPEYVVQVADALRAHHVPPQRLVLEVTEHAVATDLDELIRRLAALRLTGVRIALDDFGAGYSSLGQLRRLPIDILKIDHSLVAEHEPVRPIGRDGPAFAPMVDIVMRLGHHFGLEVIAEGVTSPTELAAVVAAGCRFGQGALFGWGVPAEHLEAMLEAATSPGARPHPVPPAPPVAPVRPGSSPLLPRLRSNAPASVPAPRPSEEGSSQVGSAAEGVSQRDVPTSVNQNVGSVDSSREMRQA
- a CDS encoding acetolactate synthase large subunit produces the protein MTRPTPETLAHSVRRSRPATEPAGAADHASTPRNGSVPAEPAAGGRGAPAGADGTTATERRPASAQVSGAGSLVRSLEALGVDVVFGIPGGAILPAYDPLYDSTVRHILVRHEQGAGHAATGYAQATGRVGVCMATSGPGATNLVTPIADAYMDSVPIVAITGQVARPAIGTDAFQEADIQGITLPITKHNFLVQTAEEIPQVLAEAFHLASTGRPGPVLVDIPKDVLQTQTTFSWPPTLDLPGYRPTLHPHGKQIREAARLMTSARRPVLYVGGGVLKAGATEGLRRLAELTGIPVVTTLMALGAFPDSHRQHLGMPGMHGTVAAVYGLQKADLIVALGARFDDRVTGKLDSFAPDATVVHADIDPAEIGKNRHADVPIVGDARHVIDELIAAVGTERSARPAADLGDWWAQLDDLRRRYPLGYEEPADGTLSPQYVIKRLGEIAGPDSVYVAGVGQHQMWASQFISYEKPYTWLNSGGLGTMGYAVPAAMGAKVGKPDTTVWAVDGDGCFQMTNQELATCALEGIPIKVAVINNGNLGMVRQWQTLFYGERYSNTELGTHKHRIPDFVKLAEALGCVGLRCETAADVDKTIAAAMAINDAPVVIDFVVGKDAMVWPMVAAGTSNDEIMFARGVRPAFDEDEL